Proteins co-encoded in one Gemmatimonadaceae bacterium genomic window:
- a CDS encoding Glu/Leu/Phe/Val dehydrogenase: MQVNLEEVKALAAWMTWKCAVVNLPFGGAKGGVICDPSNLSVGELERLTRRYTSNIISLLGPDSDVPAPDVNTNERVMAWVMDTYSMHMRHTASAVVTGKPLELGGSAGRKEATGRGCMLVTREALKELGMPVRGTTVAVQGFGNVGSTAAMLLEREGCRVTAISDRTGGFHNPQGIDVMAAIEYVRRNRDLEGFMGGDPISNEELLTLDVDVLVPAAMENVITSKNAAKLQARIICEGANGPTTAGADAILEEKGIFVIPDILANAGGVTVSYFEWVQNRGGYYWTEETVNSRLEEIMTRSFTDVRALARQHKVNMRTAAYMLSITRVSTVHKLRGIYA, from the coding sequence ATGCAGGTGAACCTCGAGGAAGTGAAGGCGCTGGCTGCGTGGATGACGTGGAAGTGCGCGGTGGTGAACCTGCCGTTCGGCGGCGCGAAGGGCGGCGTGATCTGCGACCCGTCGAACCTGAGCGTGGGTGAGCTCGAGCGCCTGACGCGCCGGTACACCTCGAACATCATCTCGCTGCTCGGCCCCGATTCCGACGTGCCGGCGCCGGACGTGAACACCAACGAGCGGGTGATGGCGTGGGTGATGGACACCTACTCCATGCACATGCGTCACACCGCGTCGGCCGTCGTCACCGGCAAGCCGCTCGAGCTGGGCGGGTCGGCCGGTCGCAAGGAGGCGACGGGGCGCGGATGCATGCTCGTCACGCGCGAGGCGCTGAAGGAGCTGGGGATGCCCGTGCGTGGCACCACGGTGGCGGTGCAGGGCTTCGGCAACGTCGGCTCGACCGCGGCCATGCTGCTCGAGCGCGAAGGGTGCCGCGTGACGGCGATCAGTGACCGCACCGGCGGCTTCCACAACCCGCAGGGCATCGACGTGATGGCCGCGATCGAGTACGTGCGCCGCAATCGCGACCTCGAGGGCTTCATGGGCGGTGACCCGATCAGCAACGAGGAGCTGCTCACGCTGGACGTGGACGTGCTGGTGCCGGCCGCGATGGAGAACGTGATCACGTCGAAGAACGCCGCGAAGCTGCAGGCGAGGATCATCTGCGAGGGCGCCAACGGCCCGACCACTGCGGGGGCCGATGCGATCCTGGAGGAGAAGGGGATCTTCGTGATTCCCGACATCCTCGCCAATGCCGGCGGCGTGACGGTGTCGTACTTCGAGTGGGTGCAGAACCGCGGCGGCTACTACTGGACCGAGGAGACCGTGAACTCCCGGCTGGAGGAGATCATGACCCGCAGCTTCACCGACGTGCGCGCGCTGGCGCGGCAGCACAAGGTGAACATGCGGACGGCAGCGTACATGCTGTCGATCACGCGCGTGAGCACGGTGCACAAGCTGCGCGGCATCTACGCCTGA
- a CDS encoding 23S rRNA (pseudouridine(1915)-N(3))-methyltransferase RlmH, translating into MELVLAVVGRAHDATLGAAIAEYEKRAARYWPLVVREVKEAAGRSGAPAVTRRQEGERLLAACAPRGEVVACDEHGAVMTSTDFAAWLGKLRDTATSVTFVVGGAYGLDDAVRRRATRQLAVAPWTLPHEMARLVLTEQLYRAGTILRGEPYHK; encoded by the coding sequence ATGGAGCTCGTCCTGGCGGTGGTCGGTCGCGCGCACGATGCGACGCTCGGGGCCGCCATCGCGGAGTACGAGAAGCGGGCGGCGCGGTACTGGCCGCTCGTGGTGCGCGAGGTGAAGGAGGCGGCGGGGCGGAGTGGCGCCCCCGCCGTCACGCGCCGCCAGGAAGGGGAGCGCCTGCTGGCGGCCTGTGCCCCACGGGGTGAGGTCGTGGCCTGCGACGAGCACGGCGCCGTGATGACCAGCACCGACTTCGCCGCCTGGCTGGGCAAGCTCAGGGACACCGCCACCAGCGTCACCTTCGTGGTCGGCGGCGCGTACGGGCTGGATGACGCCGTGCGCCGCCGCGCGACCCGGCAGCTGGCGGTCGCCCCGTGGACCCTGCCGCACGAGATGGCGCGCCTCGTCCTCACCGAGCAGCTCTACCGGGCCGGCACCATCCTCCGCGGCGAACCGTACCACAAGTGA
- the bshC gene encoding bacillithiol biosynthesis BshC, with amino-acid sequence MSMTPVVERVPLGLGPLAAAVRAGTLPAGNLELIPRDLRSWQEQIELAREPMMGLRWADTLREALRPAGAAAARLARVSGGQGVVVTTGQQPGLFGGPMYTIIKALSALALADRIEAVTGVPTAPIFWAATDDADFAEGARTWLPVGGALQDAVIEGAPREGTMMSHAFLGDMAVPAALLRRAAAGAAWPEYIRAACAAYQEGTTVGNAFVELMREILMPLGITVLNAAHPSVRHQSAPLLRRALAEASVIDAALRERTAVLRGAGFTPQVELLPDRSLVFVVRNGVKERASVSGAAAVLPRVSDDLLSPNVLLRPIVERALLPTVAYMAGPGEMAYFAQVSAVAEALRVASPLALPRTSLRVVTPEVQATLVAHGQSPEAMRDTRALVHTLAADATPDAAMDALTSLRAQIHRTISALRTAGTTLPPAALDGAVAQFTHRADRLERRVLAATKRSIGERLRRVAQAQAFLWPQQAPQERVVNPLPWLARHGTPLLDAMQQACAEDAATLVHGGD; translated from the coding sequence ATGTCGATGACCCCGGTGGTGGAGCGGGTGCCGCTCGGCCTCGGGCCCCTGGCCGCCGCCGTGCGCGCCGGCACGCTCCCGGCGGGCAACCTCGAGCTGATCCCGCGCGACCTGCGCTCGTGGCAGGAACAGATCGAGCTGGCACGCGAGCCGATGATGGGGCTCCGCTGGGCCGACACCCTGCGCGAGGCGCTCCGCCCCGCCGGCGCCGCTGCCGCCCGCCTCGCACGCGTGAGTGGCGGGCAGGGCGTGGTGGTCACCACCGGCCAGCAGCCGGGGCTCTTCGGCGGCCCGATGTACACGATCATCAAGGCGCTGAGCGCGCTGGCGCTCGCGGACCGCATCGAGGCCGTGACCGGCGTGCCCACGGCGCCGATCTTCTGGGCGGCCACCGACGATGCGGACTTTGCTGAGGGCGCGCGCACCTGGCTGCCGGTGGGCGGTGCGTTGCAGGACGCCGTGATCGAGGGCGCGCCGCGCGAGGGCACCATGATGTCGCATGCCTTCCTCGGCGACATGGCCGTGCCCGCCGCGCTGTTGCGCCGGGCGGCTGCGGGGGCCGCCTGGCCGGAGTACATCCGCGCGGCCTGTGCGGCCTACCAGGAAGGCACCACGGTCGGCAACGCCTTCGTGGAACTCATGCGCGAGATCCTGATGCCGCTCGGCATCACGGTGCTGAATGCCGCGCACCCCAGCGTGCGACACCAATCGGCGCCATTGCTCCGTCGCGCCCTGGCCGAGGCGTCCGTGATCGATGCCGCGCTGCGCGAGCGCACGGCGGTGCTCCGTGGCGCGGGGTTCACGCCGCAGGTGGAACTGCTGCCGGACCGCTCGCTCGTGTTCGTGGTGCGCAACGGCGTGAAGGAACGCGCCTCGGTGTCGGGGGCGGCGGCGGTGCTCCCGCGGGTGTCGGATGACCTGCTGTCACCCAACGTGCTGCTGCGCCCCATCGTCGAGCGGGCGCTCCTGCCGACGGTGGCGTACATGGCAGGGCCGGGGGAGATGGCGTACTTCGCGCAGGTGAGCGCGGTGGCCGAGGCGTTGCGCGTGGCGTCCCCGCTCGCCCTGCCGCGCACCAGCCTGCGCGTGGTGACGCCCGAGGTGCAGGCCACGCTGGTGGCACACGGCCAGTCGCCGGAGGCGATGCGCGACACCCGCGCCCTCGTCCACACCCTCGCGGCCGATGCCACGCCGGATGCGGCGATGGACGCGCTCACTTCACTGCGCGCACAGATCCACCGCACCATCTCGGCACTGCGGACGGCAGGAACGACGCTGCCGCCGGCCGCGCTCGACGGTGCGGTGGCGCAGTTCACGCACCGTGCCGACCGGCTCGAACGGCGCGTGCTGGCCGCGACCAAGCGATCGATCGGCGAGCGGCTGCGACGCGTGGCGCAGGCACAGGCGTTCCTCTGGCCGCAGCAGGCCCCGCAGGAGCGCGTCGTGAACCCGCTGCCGTGGCTGGCGCGGCATGGCACGCCACTGCTGGATGCGATGCAGCAGGCCTGCGCGGAGGACGCGGCGACGCTGGTGCATGGCGGCGACTGA
- the murJ gene encoding murein biosynthesis integral membrane protein MurJ produces the protein MAATDAAPSTPPPAPPRPGLRDSGAVLVAAGTLVSRILGFTRDAVIAHVLGTSTAADALRAALRIPNLMQNLFGEGALSASFIPVYARLRTGQQDEEAVRVAGAVFTLLALLSSVLVLVGVTWSAELVALLTPGFAAGTRAITTALVRLMFPGVGLLVLSAWCLGVLNSHRRFFLSYVSPAVWNLAIIAAVLTGPRTSLEDAARLVAWGALVGSALQFLVQLPAVLTLVRGMRLDPATDDPHVRTVARNFGPALMSRGVLQVSSFVDLQFATMLTAGSVAALGLAQSITLLPVTLFGSAITAAALPGMSSVRGDGDVRNAALRERLAANQRRIAFFIVPSAAAFLAVGDAIAAALYRSGRFTAADTTWLWAILAGASLGLLASTLARLYSSAFFALQDTTTPFRFALVRVGIGIALAYLLGVRLPGWIGIDPRWGTAGLTLASGIAGWSEFTLLRRGLRDRIGALPAVLPLLLRLWGCALLAAGVTWAVRVPWLGRSGVPHRLESVALLGVFAVTYGVVTLATGIPEATALVERIRRRRGGAATR, from the coding sequence ATGGCGGCGACTGACGCTGCGCCGTCGACACCGCCGCCGGCGCCGCCGCGTCCGGGGCTGCGGGACTCCGGCGCCGTGCTGGTCGCTGCCGGCACGCTGGTCAGCCGGATCCTCGGGTTCACGCGTGACGCGGTGATCGCGCACGTGCTCGGGACCTCCACCGCCGCCGACGCACTCCGCGCCGCGCTGCGGATCCCGAACCTGATGCAGAACCTGTTCGGCGAAGGGGCACTCTCGGCGTCGTTCATCCCGGTGTACGCCAGGCTGCGCACCGGGCAGCAGGACGAGGAGGCGGTGCGGGTGGCGGGCGCGGTGTTCACCCTCCTGGCACTCCTGTCGTCGGTGCTGGTGCTGGTCGGGGTGACCTGGTCGGCCGAGCTGGTGGCGCTGCTCACCCCCGGCTTCGCGGCGGGCACGCGCGCGATCACCACGGCGCTGGTGCGGCTCATGTTCCCGGGCGTGGGCCTGCTGGTGCTGTCGGCCTGGTGCCTCGGGGTCCTCAACAGCCACCGCCGCTTCTTCCTGTCGTACGTCTCGCCGGCGGTGTGGAACCTGGCGATCATCGCGGCGGTGCTGACCGGCCCGCGCACCTCGCTCGAGGACGCGGCGCGGCTGGTGGCCTGGGGGGCGCTGGTGGGCAGCGCGCTGCAGTTCCTCGTGCAGCTGCCGGCGGTGCTGACGCTGGTGCGCGGCATGCGGCTGGACCCGGCGACGGACGATCCGCACGTGCGCACGGTGGCACGCAACTTCGGGCCGGCCCTGATGAGCCGCGGCGTGCTGCAGGTGAGCAGCTTCGTGGACCTGCAGTTCGCCACGATGCTCACGGCGGGCTCGGTGGCGGCGCTGGGCCTGGCCCAGTCGATCACGCTGCTGCCCGTGACGCTCTTCGGGTCGGCGATCACGGCGGCGGCACTGCCCGGCATGTCGTCGGTGCGGGGCGATGGTGACGTGCGCAACGCGGCCTTGCGGGAGCGGCTGGCGGCCAACCAGCGTCGCATCGCGTTCTTCATCGTGCCGTCGGCGGCGGCGTTCCTCGCGGTGGGCGACGCCATCGCGGCCGCACTCTATCGCTCGGGACGCTTCACGGCGGCGGACACGACCTGGCTCTGGGCGATCCTGGCCGGCGCATCGCTCGGCCTCCTCGCCTCGACGCTCGCGCGACTCTACAGCTCGGCCTTCTTCGCACTGCAGGACACGACGACGCCGTTTCGCTTCGCGCTGGTGCGCGTCGGCATCGGCATCGCGCTCGCGTACCTCCTGGGCGTGCGGCTGCCCGGCTGGATCGGGATCGATCCCCGGTGGGGCACCGCCGGACTCACGCTCGCGTCGGGGATCGCCGGGTGGAGCGAGTTCACGCTGCTGCGTCGCGGCCTGCGCGACCGGATCGGTGCGCTGCCGGCGGTGCTGCCGCTCCTGCTCCGGCTGTGGGGCTGCGCGCTGCTCGCTGCCGGCGTGACGTGGGCCGTGCGCGTGCCCTGGCTCGGGCGCAGCGGCGTGCCGCATCGACTGGAATCCGTGGCGCTGCTGGGCGTATTCGCCGTCACCTACGGCGTCGTGACACTCGCCACCGGCATTCCGGAGGCCACCGCGCTCGTCGAGCGGATCCGTCGCCGGCGCGGCGGCGCTGCCACGCGGTAG
- the uvrC gene encoding excinuclease ABC subunit UvrC, translating into MPDIVAGKLAHLPDSPGVYLWKDRAGQVLYVGKAKSLRSRVRSYFASDHEASVKTRHLVNQVADVETIVVPSEAHALILENNLIKEYRPRFNIALRDDKSYPYIKVTVQEPYPRVFVTRRFLSDGARYFGPYTDVGAMRRALNVVKRIFTVRSCRYDMPAEMPERACLDWHIGRCKAPCIGLQALDDYRAMIGDVLQFLDGRPQDVTRRVREMMERAAANLEFERAAELRDALLKLETIEEPTAVMQVEGGDRDVVGFARDGDDACVSILRIRDGKLLARDHRYLANVEGEPDDAILVAYLLQHYQHQSERARELLLPFELAELALVEASLDSSRLRVPQRGAKRELLDLAMQNARHLLEEMKLTTDDSDERAIDPVYDLQRELGLSVVPRSFVCFDISHAQGRDTVASMVWFENGRPKRAEYRKFKVEGAWGNDDFASMNEVVTRYFSRRASEGHSLPDLCVIDGGKGQLHAAQDALAAIGLGTVPLASLAKKDEEVFLPGRSESLRLSRRSPGLRLLQMARDEAHRFAVTFQRARRTKRTVTSQLLEIPGVGPTRRRALLHAFGSVQGVRDAGLDAIAAVPGFSAAMARKVLGGLGVELPELPAPVAPAPGADAPGLPSAAVPLPEVTSPGEQSDDLPPDAGHTLTRAPE; encoded by the coding sequence ATGCCCGACATCGTGGCCGGCAAGCTCGCGCACCTGCCCGACTCGCCCGGGGTCTACCTCTGGAAGGACCGGGCGGGGCAGGTGCTGTACGTCGGCAAGGCGAAGAGCCTCCGCTCGCGCGTGCGCAGCTACTTCGCCAGCGACCACGAGGCCAGCGTCAAGACGCGGCACCTCGTGAACCAGGTTGCGGATGTCGAGACGATCGTGGTGCCCTCCGAGGCGCACGCGCTGATCCTCGAGAACAACCTGATCAAGGAGTACCGCCCGCGGTTCAACATCGCGCTCCGCGACGACAAGTCGTATCCGTACATCAAGGTCACCGTGCAGGAGCCGTACCCGCGCGTGTTCGTCACGCGGCGCTTCCTCTCCGACGGCGCGCGGTATTTCGGTCCCTACACCGACGTCGGCGCCATGCGCCGCGCCCTGAACGTGGTGAAGCGGATCTTCACCGTGCGGTCGTGCCGGTACGACATGCCGGCCGAGATGCCGGAGCGTGCCTGCCTCGACTGGCACATCGGCCGCTGCAAGGCGCCGTGCATCGGGCTGCAGGCGCTGGACGACTATCGCGCGATGATCGGCGACGTGCTCCAGTTCCTCGACGGCCGCCCGCAGGACGTCACCCGGCGCGTGCGCGAGATGATGGAGCGCGCGGCAGCGAACCTCGAGTTCGAGCGGGCCGCCGAGCTGCGGGATGCCCTGCTCAAGCTGGAGACCATCGAGGAGCCGACCGCGGTCATGCAGGTGGAGGGCGGTGACCGTGACGTCGTCGGCTTCGCGCGCGACGGGGATGATGCCTGCGTCTCGATCCTCCGGATCCGTGACGGCAAGCTGCTGGCGCGCGACCACCGCTACCTCGCGAACGTGGAAGGGGAGCCGGATGATGCGATCCTGGTGGCCTACCTGCTGCAGCACTACCAGCACCAGTCGGAGCGCGCGCGCGAGCTGCTGCTGCCGTTCGAGCTGGCCGAGCTGGCGCTGGTCGAGGCGTCGCTGGACAGCTCGCGCCTGCGGGTGCCGCAGCGCGGCGCCAAGCGCGAGCTGCTGGACCTCGCGATGCAGAACGCGCGGCACCTGCTGGAGGAGATGAAGCTCACCACCGACGACAGCGACGAGCGCGCCATCGATCCGGTCTACGACCTGCAGCGGGAGCTGGGCCTGTCGGTGGTGCCGCGCAGCTTCGTCTGCTTCGACATCTCGCATGCCCAGGGGCGCGACACCGTCGCGAGCATGGTCTGGTTCGAGAACGGGCGTCCGAAGCGCGCCGAGTACCGCAAGTTCAAGGTCGAGGGGGCCTGGGGCAACGACGACTTCGCGTCGATGAACGAGGTCGTCACGCGGTACTTCTCGCGGCGCGCGTCCGAGGGCCATTCGCTGCCGGACCTCTGCGTGATCGATGGCGGGAAGGGCCAGCTGCATGCCGCGCAGGATGCGCTGGCCGCCATCGGTCTGGGGACCGTGCCGCTCGCCAGCCTCGCGAAGAAGGACGAGGAGGTGTTCCTGCCTGGCCGGAGTGAGTCGCTGCGGCTGTCGCGGCGGTCGCCCGGCCTGCGCCTGCTCCAGATGGCCCGCGACGAGGCACACCGGTTCGCGGTGACGTTCCAGCGCGCGCGGCGCACGAAGCGCACCGTCACCTCGCAGCTGCTCGAGATCCCCGGCGTCGGCCCCACGCGGCGCCGCGCGCTGCTGCACGCGTTCGGCAGCGTGCAGGGCGTGCGGGACGCGGGACTCGACGCCATCGCCGCGGTGCCGGGATTCTCGGCTGCCATGGCGCGGAAGGTCCTTGGCGGGCTTGGCGTGGAGTTGCCAGAGCTCCCTGCGCCGGTGGCGCCAGCACCTGGTGCTGACGCGCCCGGGCTGCCGTCTGCCGCCGTACCGCTCCCCGAGGTGACGTCGCCAGGCGAGCAGTCCGACGACCTGCCTCCCGATGCCGGACACACCCTCACCCGTGCACCCGAATGA
- a CDS encoding threonine synthase: MTPDSAVPWSLYCSACDATASGGTLASLCPACGQPWLTAVTLPRDRQAAIDGAARGLWRYRSVLPVLPGEPVVALGEGWTPMLEAPALAETIGVGRLWIKDEGQNPTASFKARGMALAITRARALGVAGVTVPTAGNAGAALAAYAAAAGVPVRVYAPRTTPPPILDTVLAFGATLILVDGHIGDAGRLAREYAESNGWFNVATLREPYRVEGMKTMGYEMAEQLGWRLPDAFIYPTGGGEGTIGIWKAIAEMQGAGWLDPMERRPKVVVAQSAGCAPIVRAFGAGEVAATPWVDPVTYASGLRVPSPLGDRLLLQALRESDGAAIAIPDDRTRIETARLSAATGIDAAPEGGCALATLVDLVGRGTLGRESEVVLFNTGSGASYRWRD; this comes from the coding sequence ATGACGCCCGACTCCGCCGTACCCTGGAGCCTGTACTGCAGTGCCTGCGATGCCACCGCCTCCGGCGGGACGCTCGCTTCGCTCTGCCCGGCGTGCGGCCAGCCCTGGCTCACCGCCGTCACCCTGCCGCGTGACCGGCAGGCGGCGATCGACGGCGCCGCGCGCGGGCTCTGGCGCTACCGCAGCGTGCTGCCGGTCCTGCCCGGTGAACCAGTCGTGGCGCTCGGTGAGGGGTGGACACCGATGCTGGAGGCCCCCGCACTGGCCGAGACCATCGGTGTCGGACGGCTCTGGATCAAGGATGAGGGACAGAACCCCACCGCCTCGTTCAAGGCGCGCGGGATGGCGCTGGCCATCACGCGCGCGCGCGCCCTGGGCGTGGCGGGTGTGACCGTGCCCACCGCGGGCAATGCCGGTGCCGCGCTCGCGGCGTACGCGGCTGCCGCCGGCGTGCCGGTTCGCGTCTACGCGCCGCGCACCACGCCGCCGCCGATCCTCGACACCGTGCTGGCATTCGGCGCGACACTGATCCTGGTGGATGGCCACATCGGCGATGCGGGGCGCCTCGCGCGCGAGTATGCCGAGTCGAACGGCTGGTTCAACGTCGCCACGCTGCGGGAGCCGTACCGCGTTGAGGGGATGAAGACGATGGGCTATGAGATGGCGGAGCAACTCGGCTGGCGGCTGCCGGACGCCTTCATCTACCCGACGGGCGGCGGCGAGGGGACCATCGGCATCTGGAAGGCCATCGCGGAGATGCAGGGTGCGGGCTGGCTCGACCCGATGGAACGGCGGCCGAAGGTGGTGGTGGCGCAGTCGGCGGGGTGCGCCCCGATCGTGCGGGCGTTCGGGGCCGGTGAGGTGGCGGCGACGCCGTGGGTGGACCCGGTGACCTATGCGAGCGGATTGCGGGTACCATCGCCGCTGGGGGACCGGTTGCTGCTCCAGGCCCTGCGCGAGAGCGACGGCGCGGCGATTGCGATTCCCGATGACCGCACGCGGATCGAGACCGCCCGCCTGTCGGCAGCCACCGGCATCGACGCCGCACCGGAGGGTGGCTGTGCGCTGGCCACGCTGGTGGACCTCGTCGGGCGCGGCACGCTCGGGCGGGAGAGTGAAGTGGTGCTGTTCAACACCGGGAGCGGCGCCAGCTACCGGTGGCGCGACTGA
- a CDS encoding DUF512 domain-containing protein, with the protein MVRVAAVEDGQLGASLGIVRGTELRAVNGRPIEDFLDWEFLTADEEFTVDVRQPDGSEHSWRVVRPEGASLGLELEPPTVRRCANRCEFCFIEGLPKGLRKPLYIRDDDYRLSFAYGNFATLSNVKERDIARIIEYRLSPLYVSVHATPWEARKVLLNNPRVPDILGQLTALAAGGIQFHGQMVIVPGLTDGAVLEQSLTDLWDMHEAVISVALVPVGLTQFSHLYTGRSMDQDAARALLDIVERWAARGLRERGDRWVYGSDELYLLSGAPLPDAEHYGDFPQIENGVGAVASLRERVAAGLSRLPRLEGRRIAVVTGTSMAPLLPPLLERLAAATGASFELLPIDNALFGPTTTTAGLLTSDDFRRALAGRTGFDLALIPAESINENGVFLDDTSFVSLREEFPFPVYPSYDFIDVLEAEPAVGSSFRSAA; encoded by the coding sequence ATGGTGCGTGTGGCGGCCGTCGAGGACGGGCAGCTCGGGGCGTCTCTGGGAATCGTGCGCGGCACCGAGCTGCGCGCGGTCAACGGGCGCCCGATCGAGGATTTCCTCGACTGGGAGTTCCTGACCGCCGACGAGGAGTTCACGGTGGACGTGCGCCAGCCTGACGGCAGCGAGCACTCGTGGCGCGTCGTGCGGCCGGAAGGGGCGTCGCTCGGGCTCGAGCTCGAGCCGCCGACGGTGCGCCGCTGCGCCAACCGCTGCGAGTTCTGCTTCATCGAGGGGCTGCCCAAGGGACTGCGCAAGCCGCTCTACATCCGCGACGACGACTACCGCCTCTCGTTCGCGTACGGGAACTTCGCGACGCTGTCGAACGTGAAGGAGCGCGACATCGCCCGCATCATCGAGTACCGGCTCTCGCCGCTGTACGTCTCGGTGCATGCGACGCCATGGGAGGCGCGGAAGGTGCTGCTCAACAACCCGCGGGTCCCCGACATCCTCGGTCAGCTGACCGCCCTGGCGGCCGGCGGCATCCAGTTCCACGGGCAGATGGTGATCGTGCCCGGGCTGACCGACGGCGCGGTGCTGGAGCAGTCCCTCACCGACCTCTGGGACATGCACGAGGCGGTGATCTCGGTGGCGCTGGTGCCGGTGGGGCTGACGCAGTTCTCGCACCTCTACACCGGACGCAGCATGGACCAGGACGCGGCGCGCGCGCTGCTCGACATCGTCGAGCGCTGGGCGGCCCGCGGCCTCCGCGAACGTGGTGATCGCTGGGTCTACGGCTCAGACGAGCTCTACCTGCTGTCCGGGGCGCCGCTGCCCGACGCGGAGCACTACGGCGACTTTCCGCAGATCGAGAACGGGGTCGGTGCGGTCGCCTCGCTGCGCGAGCGCGTGGCCGCCGGGCTCTCGCGCCTGCCGCGCCTGGAGGGCCGGCGCATCGCGGTCGTGACCGGCACCAGCATGGCGCCGCTCCTGCCACCGCTGCTCGAGCGCCTGGCCGCCGCCACCGGCGCCAGCTTCGAGCTGCTGCCCATCGACAACGCCCTGTTCGGCCCGACGACCACCACCGCCGGGCTGCTCACCAGCGACGATTTCCGTCGCGCGCTGGCCGGTCGCACCGGCTTCGATCTCGCGCTGATCCCGGCCGAGAGCATCAACGAGAACGGCGTCTTCCTCGATGACACGAGCTTCGTGTCGCTGCGCGAGGAGTTCCCGTTCCCGGTGTATCCATCGTACGATTTCATCGACGTGCTGGAGGCGGAACCAGCCGTCGGTTCGTCATTCAGGAGTGCTGCGTGA
- the der gene encoding ribosome biogenesis GTPase Der → MSIPIVALVGRPNVGKSALYNRIIGDRNAAIVSEVAGTTRDRHFGRATWNGRDFWLVDTGGLPEDTLDPMDVEIKRQVKEAIAEADLLLFVTDAKLGLVPSDVKVADLMRESGKPWLLVANKCDEFGTIAHYEFYSLGAGDPFPVSAQNSAGIGDLLDAVTEQLPEGLEEEPDALRVAVIGRPNVGKSSIVNRLLGEDRLVVTDVAGTTRDAIDSPMLYHGRRLIFVDTAGLRRPTRVDDGIEFYSTLRTRRAIERAEICVLVLDATLGLENQDLKIASLAFEEAGRGLIVVVNKWDAKEEKGDKSAAHFQRDAGEKVPYLKFVPFVFTSALTGQRVTKILDLILQVEAEREKRISTSEVNQTLEELVARRQPPQAAGREIKLKYATQVEVSPPAIGVWGNHPELVQEHYVRYLHNGFRAAYGFTGNPLRILMKRKGD, encoded by the coding sequence GTGAGTATCCCAATCGTTGCCCTGGTCGGCCGTCCGAACGTGGGCAAGTCGGCGTTGTACAATCGCATCATCGGTGACCGGAATGCGGCCATCGTGAGCGAGGTGGCCGGCACCACCCGTGACCGCCACTTCGGGCGTGCCACCTGGAACGGCCGCGACTTCTGGCTGGTCGACACCGGCGGCCTGCCCGAGGACACCCTCGACCCGATGGACGTCGAGATCAAGCGCCAGGTGAAGGAGGCCATCGCCGAGGCCGACCTGCTGCTCTTCGTCACCGACGCGAAGCTCGGCCTGGTGCCGAGCGACGTGAAGGTGGCGGACCTGATGCGCGAGAGCGGCAAGCCGTGGCTGCTGGTCGCGAACAAGTGCGACGAGTTCGGCACCATCGCACACTACGAGTTCTACTCGCTCGGCGCGGGTGATCCGTTCCCCGTCTCGGCGCAGAACAGCGCGGGGATCGGTGACTTGCTGGACGCCGTCACGGAGCAGCTCCCGGAGGGCCTCGAGGAGGAGCCGGACGCGCTGCGGGTCGCGGTCATCGGGCGGCCGAACGTGGGCAAGTCGTCGATCGTGAACCGGCTGCTCGGGGAGGACCGCCTCGTCGTCACCGACGTGGCCGGCACCACGCGCGACGCCATCGACAGCCCCATGCTGTACCACGGGCGGCGGCTGATCTTCGTGGACACGGCGGGACTCCGGCGCCCGACGCGAGTGGATGACGGCATCGAGTTCTACTCGACACTGCGCACCCGGCGCGCGATCGAGCGCGCCGAGATCTGCGTGCTGGTGCTGGACGCCACGCTCGGCCTCGAGAACCAGGACCTGAAGATCGCCTCGCTGGCCTTCGAGGAGGCGGGCCGCGGCCTGATCGTCGTGGTGAACAAGTGGGACGCGAAGGAGGAGAAGGGCGACAAGTCCGCCGCCCACTTCCAGCGCGATGCCGGTGAGAAGGTGCCGTACCTGAAGTTCGTGCCGTTCGTGTTCACGTCGGCCCTCACCGGCCAGCGCGTGACGAAGATCCTCGACCTCATCCTGCAGGTCGAGGCGGAACGGGAGAAGCGGATCTCGACGTCCGAAGTGAACCAGACCCTCGAGGAGCTGGTGGCGCGCCGCCAGCCGCCCCAGGCGGCCGGCCGCGAGATCAAGCTGAAGTACGCCACCCAGGTCGAGGTGTCCCCGCCGGCCATCGGCGTCTGGGGCAACCACCCCGAGCTCGTGCAGGAGCACTACGTGCGCTACCTGCACAACGGGTTCCGCGCGGCCTACGGCTTCACCGGCAACCCGCTGCGCATCCTCATGAAGCGGAAGGGCGACTGA